TGGACAATCTCTCTTCTTCGATAGACAGGCGCTCCTCGGGAACGCGCATCAGGATCAGATCCGTTTGCAACCCCTTAAGAAGGGTCATTTTCTCATTCCGTCCGACGAGGAGGTGCTCGGGTTGGATCAGCTCCCACCACGCCGGCTCTTCTCTAGCTGCCGCTTCCACCAGATAAAGGCCGAGAGTTGTGTCTGTGGAGTCTAAGATGTTTTTTTGCGTCTCGCGGAACAGAAGCGAGTAGTTGGCGAGGAGGCTGTTTTTTTTCTCCGAGGCATGGCTCCCATCGTCTGGCGTTTTCCTCTTCCGTCTTGCTTCTTCATGGTCTGAAATGACGTCATCAAAAAGGACCGAGGTCGGTGTCAGGGTGAATACCTCGACGGGGACTTTTGTGGAAATTTTCTTTAGGAATTCAACCTCTCCTATCGTCATGAAGGGAGCAAAGACAAAGATCTCCATCTCTTGGGGACAACCTGCCGGTTTGAGGGGGCAGGAGAGCTTGTCGATGCGCGTTGTCCATGGCGACTTGGGGTTGAACAGTTCGTTGAACAGATGAATTTCAAAATTACTCTCGCTTTCTCCGGAAAAATTTAACGCTCCCGGCTTTGCGAAACGGCTGTAGTTCAAGAAAAGGCGAGCCAAACTTTTGGAGAGAAAATAGAGTTTTTTCTCTTCGTTCTGCTTTAGGGGGGCGGCGCTTTTTTTCCCCAGGTAGCCAAAGAGCGGCTCCAGAAACTGCGGGTGCTGCCCGGCTGCGCTTGCGCTCAGCAAATTGAGCATCATACTCTGCAGCAGCAAGGTGAGATCTAAGAGCTTTGGAACTTTTTTCGGCTGTTTTTCTTCCAAAAATTGCTCGGCAAGAAAGACCAGGCCCTCTTCATAGGACATGAGATGCATGCCGAAGGAGATGCCGATGTTCTCGTCTTGCGTAAGATCCATTTTTAGATACGATTTGAACGCAGCGCTGGGAACTAGAACGACGCGTTTTGCAAATGGATTTTTTCCCTTTTGGAAGGCCAGCGCTTTAAATGTTTGAGAGAGGGATTCGAGCCGGTTGCTCTCGGTGAGGTGGATCTGATGCATTGATACCTGTCTCGAAGTTTAACAAAGGTTGTTACTATAGCAGCTCTCTGAAAAAAAATCTCGTTTATCGAACAGTTATGAGTTAACTCATATATCTAATATTAGGTGACTTAGAAATTTTAATTTGGGGAAGCCTTCTCTTTGCCAAAATCCAAATTTTGAGACACTTTCGGTATACAGGCTCTTCTTTTCTTTAGAGGAGCGGGTCGAGACGATGGTATTGCTGAATTTCATTCCCATTAATTTGTTGTAAATTAGTTAAATAAAAATATTTATTTTTATTAGTATTTCCCTGATAATATTCATACTTATAACTAAATTAGCGGGTGCGTTCTATACCGAAACAACTTGAAGAATTGGAAATTTGGCCAGGAGGGCCTTAAGAATTTTTGCCCGGAGCGAGCGACCTTTGCCGGGAGGCAAGGCGCGAGTGAGAACGAAAATTCTTAAGTANNNNNNNNNNNNNNNNNNNNNNNNNNNNNNNNNNNNNNNNNNNNNNNNNNNNNNNNNNNNNNNNNNNNNNNNNNNNNNNNNNNNNNNNNNNNNNNNNNNNNNNNNNNNNNNNNNNNNNNNNNNNNNNNNNNNNNNNNNNNNNNNNNNAAACCCGACGAAGCCAAAGACCAATTCTTCAATTTGTTTCGGTATAAAGGAATGGCTAGAACTTTAAGGGGCAATGAACCGGTTTAAGAAAATTCTTTTACTTATGTTTTCGATCACTCTCTTCCTCAATGTCGCATTTGCGATGCTGAGAAGTTTGAGGAACACCCTCGCGGTCGTGGATCTCGGCAGCAGCGCCGCGGTTATCCCCTATTTTGAACTTTTTGGCGCCTTGCCGGGTAGCATCCTGATTACCTGGATGCTTTCAGGGCTGATCGATCGATGCAGCATCCAGCGGGTCTATTACGGGGCGATGATTGCCTTTGCGGCCTTCTTCCTCTCCTTTACCTTTCTGCTCTATCCGTTGTTACCCGCATTGAAAGCGGGAGGAGAGGGCGCAAGCTTTTTGCTGCAGGGCATCTCCATGGGATTTTATGTGGTGTGCGAGCTGTGGAAACCCGTCTTGCTCTCCATCCTCTTTTTCGGCTTTGTCATGAGGCGGATCAGCCCCGAAGAGGCCAAAAAAACCTACCCTCTTTTGATGCTGGGAGCGAGCCTTGGCTCGGCGCTTGCAGGACCGATCGTGACCGTTTGCACCTCGGGATCTTTTGGCGACGCTCTCTCGTATATGGGAAAGGGGTGGAGCGGATCGTTAACGTTGATGATCATGATCATTGTCTTGCTCGGCCTTCTCTCTGCCTGCTGTTTCTTCTACTTGGACAGGCTGATGAATCCTCTTTCCGCACGAGAAATACCTGAGAGTCAATGCCGCTTTCTTGAGAAGGTGTCATACTGCTTCCAAAGTCGTGAGCTTCGGCTGATGGGGTGGATTGTGATCGCCGACTATATCGCCTACAGCTTGGCGGAGGTACTCTTTCTGGAGGTTCTTAAGCAGAAGTATCCCGATCCCAAAGACTATTGCCACTATCTGGGCATTCTTTCAACCCTGAGCGGGGCTTTGACGATCGCGAGCGCATTTCTTTTAGCTCCCACCCTTTTGCAGAGAAAGGGGTGGACTGCTGCCGCCCTGGCAACGCCTGTGATTCTCTTACTTACCGAAGGCGCATTTTTTGTCTTTCTGCGCGGCAGGTTCTTTACCGAGCAGTGGATTGGATGGAGTGCTGATGAGTGGATTCAGTGCCTTGTTGTCTTAGGATCTTTGCAATACTGCCTGTGCCGTGCGGCCAAGTACACCCTGTTTGACTCGTCGAAGGAGCTGGCGTATGTGCTTTTACCGGCGAGAGAGAAAAGGGAAGGAAAGCTTGTGATCGACGGGATGTGCGCCCGGGTCGGACGTGGCAGCGCCTCGTTTTTGTCGATCGGTTTGATCGCTCTTTCCGGAAGCGTGCTGGGAAGTGCTTTACCGGCAGGTATTTTGGCGATCGGCGTCACCTGCAGCTGGATCACTTCCGTCCTTAGGTTGGGCGATCGACTCGAGTCCACTGCAGCATCCGGGAAGGAAGCTGTCTAAAAAAATTTATTCATGCCGTAGGCTTGGTGCTTTGATCTAACGCCTTCATGGGCTATGATGGGATCGGTTCAATAGAGTTCTCAAACGAGACAGAGCATCCGATGTCTTATTCATCCAAGGAAAATGATATTCCTGGAAAGGCTAACCGCGTTTTGAACGTGGTGATGTTCGCCCTTGCCCTGATTGCGACCCGCCTTTGGTATCTCGCCGTGATCGCGCACGAAGACCAGGTCAAAGCGGCCGACAGGCCAAAGAGCCGCTTTGTGATTGAGCCGGCACGAAGAGCCTCCATCCGGGATCGCTACAACATTCCTTTAGCTATCAACAAGATGCGCTACCAGGTGTCTGTCGTCTATGGACAGATCCGCTCTCTTTCGGGAAGTCTTTACATCATCGACAAAGAGGGCAACAGGCGGCGAATCAAAAGACGTGAGTATATCGACAGGTTATCAAAGATGCTGGCCTCCGAGCTCAACCTGGATCAGAAAAGAGTGGAGGATTTGATCCACTCCAAAGCATCGCTTCTGAATCAAATTCCCTTCGTCATTAAAACAGACTTAACCGAAAGCGAGTACTACAGGCTTAAGGCGCAGGAGAGCGACTGGCCTGGGCTTGAAGTGGCGATCATTCCCAAACGGGTCTATCCCATGGGGAGGGTGGCCTCCGACATCATCGGTTATATGGGCGCCATCAGCAAACAGGAATATGACCGCATTGTCGGCGAGATTAAAGTGCTGGAGGCTTTCATCGAAGAGACCGAGCACGGTCTCGATGCGGAAGTCCCAAAAGGCTTTTCTACTGTAGAGGAGGCCAGGGAGAGGCTTGCGGATCTTAAAGAAAAATCCTACACCATCCATGACGCTGTCGGAAAAAGCGGGATCGAAGGGCAGTTCGATCAGGAGCTCCGAGGCTTTTTTGGTAAGAAGGTGTACGCTTCCGATGCACGGGGTGATTTTCTAAGGGAAAAATCGGGCGGACGCGATCCGATCAGCGGTCAGCGTCTTTTGCTCAGCATCTCATCGGAACTTCAGGCGTTTGCCGAAGAGCTGTTGATTAAAAACGAGATGATCAGAGTCCCTAAGCTCTCCGAAACTAAAAAGAAAGGCGAGGTGAAAGAGCCCTGGATCAAAGGGGGGTCGATTGTGGCGATGGATCCGAACACGGGCGATATCTTAGCTCTTGCCACCTATCCGCGCTTTGATCCCAACGATTTCATATCCTGCAGCGACCCGGAGGAGAGCAAGGAGAAGTCAATGGCAGTGCAGCGCTGGCTTGAAACCAATTCACAGATCGCCGACCTCTGGGATCAGAAGCAGCCTTATCGACGGGAGAGATTTGATCTAACGCAAGGGTTTGTAGAAGAGGAGACTGTCCTTGACTGGCCTTTTTTCCTCTCCCTGGTCTTGCCGGCAGACAATCCCGTCAGGCAAAAGCTGCTCACCCGCATTCGTTTCCGGGAAGCGGCCGCCCTGGACTCGATCGCCAAGGAGCTTAACTCCATCACGGGAGGGCTCCCGTTCCCCTCCGTGATCAACTACCTATACCAATCCTCCCCACACCAGCCCTTTGGACCGAAGCTCGGCGCGTTGGGCAAGATCCGGATCGAAGAGCGGTTCGGCATGAATTTGAAGAGGGTGCAGGAGATCAGAGAGGAGTTGAACAGGCTTTTTGAAGGAATCGATCTCAACTATGACAAAGTGCTTTTAGCTGACCTTTCGAGGCTTATTGTAAACTCGGACTGCTGCTCCAAGGAGCTCCTGAAGAAGCTCGGCGACAAGAGCTTGACGGAGGTGAGAAACGACTCGGCGGCCCTTCTGAAAATTGTCGATCACGTCAAATCGGAGACCAAAAAGCTTTTTGACGAGTTGACCTTTAAAGAGTGGAGAGAGAAAGAGGAAAAGGGCTACCTGAAGGAGATGCGTCTCTTTGAAAAGGAGAATAAAAAGTACCCAAAACCCTATCTTGACTATATTGACGAGATGGAACACAAGCTTTTCGATGAGTTTTTTGCCAGGCACAAATGGCAGCTTGTCACCGCCTTTCTTTTGGGTCACTCGGATTTTTCTTATCCCGAGGAAGGACTGCAGGAGTATATCGAATTCTTCAGAAAGTGGCATGACGAGGTTTTATCGGGAGCCGATCACAACGCCGACTGGCAGCCGAGTTTTGTCAGGTTGTATGGAAGCTTAAAAAAGCTGGAGCTTTGGCTTGCCCTCGAATATATGCAAAGTTTGCGCTCCTATAAAGATCTAGAACGCCCGCTCTTGGGGAAGTTGAGATTCATGAGAAGCAAGCAGCCGACTGAAAAGGATTTGGCGGCCTCCTTCTAT
The DNA window shown above is from Estrella lausannensis and carries:
- a CDS encoding Npt1/Npt2 family nucleotide transporter, producing the protein MNRFKKILLLMFSITLFLNVAFAMLRSLRNTLAVVDLGSSAAVIPYFELFGALPGSILITWMLSGLIDRCSIQRVYYGAMIAFAAFFLSFTFLLYPLLPALKAGGEGASFLLQGISMGFYVVCELWKPVLLSILFFGFVMRRISPEEAKKTYPLLMLGASLGSALAGPIVTVCTSGSFGDALSYMGKGWSGSLTLMIMIIVLLGLLSACCFFYLDRLMNPLSAREIPESQCRFLEKVSYCFQSRELRLMGWIVIADYIAYSLAEVLFLEVLKQKYPDPKDYCHYLGILSTLSGALTIASAFLLAPTLLQRKGWTAAALATPVILLLTEGAFFVFLRGRFFTEQWIGWSADEWIQCLVVLGSLQYCLCRAAKYTLFDSSKELAYVLLPAREKREGKLVIDGMCARVGRGSASFLSIGLIALSGSVLGSALPAGILAIGVTCSWITSVLRLGDRLESTAASGKEAV
- a CDS encoding penicillin-binding transpeptidase domain-containing protein, encoding MSYSSKENDIPGKANRVLNVVMFALALIATRLWYLAVIAHEDQVKAADRPKSRFVIEPARRASIRDRYNIPLAINKMRYQVSVVYGQIRSLSGSLYIIDKEGNRRRIKRREYIDRLSKMLASELNLDQKRVEDLIHSKASLLNQIPFVIKTDLTESEYYRLKAQESDWPGLEVAIIPKRVYPMGRVASDIIGYMGAISKQEYDRIVGEIKVLEAFIEETEHGLDAEVPKGFSTVEEARERLADLKEKSYTIHDAVGKSGIEGQFDQELRGFFGKKVYASDARGDFLREKSGGRDPISGQRLLLSISSELQAFAEELLIKNEMIRVPKLSETKKKGEVKEPWIKGGSIVAMDPNTGDILALATYPRFDPNDFISCSDPEESKEKSMAVQRWLETNSQIADLWDQKQPYRRERFDLTQGFVEEETVLDWPFFLSLVLPADNPVRQKLLTRIRFREAAALDSIAKELNSITGGLPFPSVINYLYQSSPHQPFGPKLGALGKIRIEERFGMNLKRVQEIREELNRLFEGIDLNYDKVLLADLSRLIVNSDCCSKELLKKLGDKSLTEVRNDSAALLKIVDHVKSETKKLFDELTFKEWREKEEKGYLKEMRLFEKENKKYPKPYLDYIDEMEHKLFDEFFARHKWQLVTAFLLGHSDFSYPEEGLQEYIEFFRKWHDEVLSGADHNADWQPSFVRLYGSLKKLELWLALEYMQSLRSYKDLERPLLGKLRFMRSKQPTEKDLAASFYPQYGYGYTRSYAYRQSTAQGSVFKLITAYAALAQRVKSLPEGPVSKKDLNPMEIVDQFTKKGKDEFVGFHQNGTPIPRYYKGGRLPRSIASNMGRVDLIRALEHSSNPYFALLAGDYLEDAEDLVNTARSFSYGERTGIELPFEIKGNLPDDTVDNRTSLYSLSIGQGSLVVTPLQTAVMLSAIANGGSVLVPNIVHLMVGDAPRRGADLLSSNEPYPFEDILRHLSVDFPLFTKAVAKKQKKEVRLFSKRLKREVFLPDEVKSMLFDGMNKVVERMHHFPTIGRLQAYFAKYPEAITALKILKGQLVGKTSTAETMERIDLDYSCGVNKYNHLWFGGISFEKGTSSKGSYLIQPQFGTPELVVVVYLRYGGYGRDTVPLAAQIVEKWREIKKRHEGK